From Butyricimonas paravirosa, one genomic window encodes:
- a CDS encoding porin has product MKKYKFIVMLFILILWFPAFSQETDSEDSDTETLTADSDAAKIIVNKYRLGDGITFSAPDGGYNINLRGFLQTTFETRKYEGDDQFYSRFRMRRLRLRLSGDAWGGKVSYRLQTDFAQANGGDGELSGMLLDAFIAYKPVKGLTLSFGQKSTPTDNRELGITSNTLQLVDRSKLSSYFGSIREVGLFVDGSFRIGHTAYLRPSIVITDGDGSATFTRRHGGLKYGARINYLPFGLFRAYGENRGGDMAREVTPKLSVGTTFSYNVGISDRRGRESGSILYLNDENKEALPDYIKFGADFHFKYMGFSVLGEFVKTWAHVPSEITQRVRNDGTTSTDFSGNMKDYVKARMMLGTGYNIQAGYMFQNRLSIDARYTHFDPDKNSFLHNELYFNRNNFYEVGVSKYLTKSYAVKVQASVVFVDAEPGSKNVNSIVTEGNETLLQAMIQFSF; this is encoded by the coding sequence ATGAAAAAATATAAGTTCATAGTCATGCTGTTCATCTTGATTCTGTGGTTCCCCGCTTTTTCTCAGGAAACGGATTCCGAAGATAGTGACACAGAAACTTTAACAGCAGATTCCGATGCAGCCAAGATCATCGTGAATAAATACCGTTTGGGAGACGGGATCACTTTCTCTGCCCCGGATGGTGGATATAATATAAACTTGAGAGGTTTCTTGCAAACCACGTTTGAAACCCGTAAATACGAGGGAGACGATCAGTTCTACTCCCGTTTTCGTATGAGACGTTTACGCCTACGCCTCTCCGGAGATGCGTGGGGTGGTAAAGTCAGCTACCGTTTACAAACCGACTTTGCACAAGCCAACGGGGGTGACGGTGAATTAAGCGGTATGTTACTGGATGCCTTTATTGCCTACAAACCCGTGAAAGGACTTACTTTAAGTTTCGGACAAAAATCCACGCCAACCGATAACCGCGAACTCGGAATCACTTCAAATACCTTACAACTCGTGGATCGCAGCAAACTATCCTCTTACTTCGGGTCCATCCGGGAAGTAGGTCTTTTCGTTGACGGATCATTCCGCATCGGTCATACGGCATACCTTCGTCCCTCTATTGTTATCACTGACGGTGACGGTAGTGCCACGTTTACCCGTCGTCACGGGGGACTCAAATACGGAGCCCGCATCAATTACCTGCCTTTCGGTTTATTCCGGGCATACGGGGAGAACCGGGGTGGAGACATGGCAAGGGAAGTTACCCCGAAACTCTCTGTCGGTACAACTTTTAGTTATAACGTGGGAATCAGTGACCGGAGAGGCCGGGAAAGCGGTTCCATTCTTTACCTGAATGACGAAAACAAGGAAGCCCTGCCGGATTACATCAAATTCGGTGCAGACTTCCATTTTAAATACATGGGTTTCTCCGTACTAGGAGAATTCGTGAAAACCTGGGCTCACGTTCCCAGTGAAATCACCCAGCGGGTGAGAAACGACGGGACCACGTCCACCGATTTCAGCGGAAACATGAAAGACTACGTGAAAGCCCGTATGATGCTGGGAACCGGGTATAACATTCAAGCGGGGTATATGTTCCAAAACCGCTTGTCTATCGACGCCCGCTACACACATTTCGACCCGGATAAAAACTCTTTCCTGCACAACGAACTCTATTTTAACCGTAATAACTTCTACGAAGTCGGTGTTTCCAAATACCTGACCAAATCATACGCGGTGAAAGTACAGGCCTCCGTCGTGTTCGTGGATGCCGAACCGGGAAGCAAGAACGTGAATAGCATCGTAACGGAAGGTAACGAGACTTTATTACAAGCCATGATTCAATTCTCATTCTAA
- a CDS encoding DUF3037 domain-containing protein, with product MPERYLYEYAVIRVVPRVEREEFINVGIILFSKRKKFLRAKYVLHEEKLKMLFPEIDIEEIRVNLQIFDRICSGSRDGGPIAGLDIPERFRWLTAVRSTIIQTSRPHPGFLTDPDATFDKLFDEFVM from the coding sequence ATGCCAGAGAGATACTTGTATGAATATGCCGTTATCCGGGTTGTCCCGCGGGTGGAACGGGAAGAATTTATTAACGTGGGGATCATTTTGTTCTCCAAGCGGAAAAAATTTTTGCGGGCAAAGTACGTGCTTCACGAGGAAAAATTAAAGATGCTATTTCCGGAAATTGATATAGAAGAAATTCGGGTGAACCTGCAAATTTTCGATCGGATATGTTCCGGTTCTCGTGATGGCGGACCGATTGCCGGGTTGGATATTCCGGAGCGTTTTCGTTGGCTGACGGCCGTTCGTAGCACGATTATCCAAACCTCTCGTCCGCATCCCGGTTTTCTGACTGATCCGGATGCTACTTTTGATAAGTTATTTGACGAGTTTGTGATGTAG
- a CDS encoding RagB/SusD family nutrient uptake outer membrane protein — MKKRYLFLTLIGAFMMCACEEWVELKPENSVTFENAFDTEKDIEAALFGAEQSLRVNMTSAPYSPEMRGEYSDYRHSNSYDFLREEDPEAYVAQWNWNYNVIAAANVALPYINKVDMPQERRDFYRGEIAFFKAFVYLDLVRRWGDCVMIQDEVELKPIGKTNWPKVTDYAISLAKEAVRLLPEWNELKESNGASVTHRARPCKGAANAVLAHLCAWKAGCKYMAQPQDRDYDEQLLWRMVDTACTAIINRQDIYDLESTPDEVCTKTFVDGGKECIFESVFRGYWNEFDEMTESNMTNLGRRYEAYPAIPGKKIGDNKKTEYRILNSTVREMFQDYTDGGTPVTDLRRDAWFYEFETMEQEDEEITGGYAYPYKWRYARVATDGYMAGQFINFDQNKTWWRLADIYLLRAECRARLNDRAGAIADLNKIRNRAKAKRYNESEYDGNLRYAIFKEREKELLMEGTRYFDVLRNGYYKTELYGNFRNVSDQDVVDGVFFNALESTLYWDNPLMRQNTYWLKRQ, encoded by the coding sequence ATGAAAAAACGATACTTATTTTTAACGCTAATCGGGGCATTCATGATGTGTGCCTGTGAAGAGTGGGTCGAATTAAAACCGGAAAACTCGGTCACCTTTGAAAACGCCTTTGACACGGAAAAAGACATAGAGGCAGCCTTATTCGGGGCAGAACAAAGTTTACGGGTAAACATGACCTCGGCCCCGTATTCACCGGAAATGCGAGGAGAATATTCAGACTATCGCCATAGTAATTCCTATGACTTTTTAAGAGAAGAAGATCCCGAAGCGTATGTCGCACAATGGAATTGGAATTACAACGTAATTGCAGCAGCCAATGTTGCTTTACCCTATATTAACAAAGTCGATATGCCACAAGAAAGACGGGACTTTTACAGGGGTGAGATCGCTTTTTTCAAAGCATTCGTTTACCTAGATCTAGTCCGTCGCTGGGGGGATTGCGTGATGATACAGGATGAAGTGGAGCTAAAACCTATCGGTAAAACAAACTGGCCCAAAGTGACGGATTACGCAATATCATTAGCAAAAGAGGCCGTACGCCTTCTCCCGGAATGGAACGAACTGAAAGAATCCAACGGAGCCTCCGTAACCCATAGGGCTCGCCCGTGCAAGGGAGCAGCCAACGCCGTGCTGGCCCATCTATGCGCTTGGAAAGCCGGATGTAAATATATGGCACAACCGCAAGACCGGGACTATGATGAACAACTATTATGGCGTATGGTTGATACAGCTTGTACGGCAATTATCAATAGACAGGATATTTATGATTTAGAATCAACACCTGACGAAGTTTGTACCAAAACATTCGTGGACGGTGGCAAAGAGTGTATTTTCGAAAGTGTATTTCGAGGATATTGGAATGAATTTGATGAAATGACAGAAAGTAACATGACCAACCTAGGCCGGCGCTACGAGGCTTACCCGGCTATTCCCGGTAAAAAAATCGGAGATAATAAAAAAACAGAGTACCGAATATTAAATTCAACCGTCCGGGAAATGTTTCAAGACTACACCGATGGAGGTACCCCTGTCACCGATTTACGCAGGGACGCTTGGTTTTACGAGTTCGAAACGATGGAACAAGAAGATGAAGAGATTACCGGCGGATACGCCTATCCTTACAAATGGCGCTATGCCCGAGTGGCCACGGACGGGTACATGGCCGGACAATTTATCAACTTCGACCAAAACAAAACATGGTGGAGACTGGCTGACATCTATCTATTACGTGCAGAATGTCGGGCCAGATTAAACGACCGGGCAGGAGCTATTGCAGACTTGAACAAAATACGCAATCGGGCAAAAGCTAAACGTTACAATGAATCCGAGTATGACGGCAATCTACGCTATGCCATATTCAAAGAACGAGAAAAAGAATTATTGATGGAAGGAACCCGCTATTTTGATGTATTACGGAACGGGTACTACAAAACGGAACTTTACGGAAACTTCCGAAATGTTTCTGACCAAGACGTGGTTGACGGAGTATTTTTCAATGCTTTGGAAAGCACCTTATACTGGGATAATCCATTAATGAGGCAGAATACCTATTGGCTAAAAAGACAATAA
- the dcuC gene encoding C4-dicarboxylate transporter DcuC — protein sequence MIYIGALISIQFIALTAYWLFKKYHAQAVLLFSGLAMLTLALILGFDIPELKNATGLKEFDLFKVIQEIFSEKGAGVGLMIMTIGGFVAYMKQIKASDALVYVSMQPLSIFRKYPYLAASLVIPIGQLLFICTPSATGLGLLLVASIYPVLVSLGVSKLSAVSVISACTVFDMGPASANTARASELVGMNNVMYFIEHQMPLTIPMTILLMIVYYFSNRYYDKKDALKKQTEEVKQEDFKVDVPLIYAILPVLPLILLIVFSKYIQLFSFSVELDTTTAMLMSFFVAIVFEFIRQRNIKQVFASIKTFWDGMGKVFATVITLIVAAEVFSRGLISLGFIDSLVMLSQHIGFSGAGIAILMTLLIFAASMLMGSGNASFFSFGPLVPSIAAKVGVEGVHMILPMQLASSMGRAASPIAGVIIAISEIAGVSSFDLARRNLIPLSFTMVVMLIYHFFIA from the coding sequence ATGATTTACATAGGAGCACTTATATCCATTCAATTCATCGCCTTGACAGCTTATTGGCTGTTTAAGAAGTATCACGCCCAAGCGGTATTACTTTTCAGTGGACTGGCCATGTTGACATTGGCCTTAATCTTGGGATTTGACATCCCGGAACTGAAAAATGCCACGGGACTAAAAGAGTTCGACCTTTTCAAGGTGATACAAGAAATATTCAGCGAGAAAGGTGCGGGCGTGGGACTGATGATTATGACCATCGGGGGATTCGTGGCTTACATGAAACAAATCAAAGCAAGTGATGCTCTGGTATATGTTTCCATGCAACCGCTATCCATCTTCCGGAAGTACCCCTATCTGGCAGCATCGCTAGTGATCCCTATCGGACAACTTCTGTTTATCTGTACCCCCTCGGCCACGGGTTTGGGGTTATTGTTAGTAGCATCCATCTACCCCGTACTGGTAAGCCTAGGAGTCAGTAAACTATCCGCCGTATCGGTGATTTCAGCCTGCACGGTATTCGACATGGGTCCGGCATCGGCCAACACGGCCCGGGCATCGGAACTCGTGGGAATGAATAACGTGATGTACTTTATAGAACATCAAATGCCGCTGACGATCCCTATGACGATACTGCTCATGATCGTGTATTATTTCAGTAATCGCTATTACGACAAAAAAGACGCTTTGAAGAAACAAACAGAAGAAGTGAAACAGGAAGATTTCAAGGTTGACGTTCCGTTAATCTATGCCATTCTCCCGGTATTACCTCTGATTCTGTTGATCGTGTTCTCCAAATATATCCAGCTATTCAGTTTTTCGGTAGAACTCGACACAACAACAGCCATGCTGATGTCATTCTTCGTTGCCATCGTTTTTGAATTCATTCGTCAACGCAATATCAAACAAGTATTTGCATCTATCAAAACGTTCTGGGACGGGATGGGAAAAGTATTTGCCACAGTCATCACGTTGATCGTGGCGGCAGAAGTCTTTTCCAGGGGATTAATCAGCCTAGGGTTTATCGATTCACTCGTGATGCTTTCACAACACATCGGTTTTTCCGGTGCAGGGATCGCCATATTGATGACATTACTCATCTTCGCGGCCTCCATGCTCATGGGAAGTGGTAACGCATCATTCTTCTCTTTCGGTCCACTCGTGCCGTCTATCGCGGCAAAAGTGGGAGTTGAAGGGGTTCACATGATCCTACCCATGCAGTTGGCCTCCAGTATGGGACGGGCAGCCTCCCCCATCGCGGGTGTGATCATTGCAATATCGGAAATCGCGGGTGTATCTTCGTTCGATCTGGCCCGCCGGAATCTGATCCCGTTATCATTCACGATGGTTGTCATGCTAATTTATCACTTTTTTATTGCTTAA
- a CDS encoding HipA family kinase: MELRTENVTRYIMPLREGGSLPALAEAEDGFKYVVKFRGAGHGTKALIAELIGGEIARVLELRVPELVFLQLDEAFGQAEGDEEIQDLLKASRGLNLGLHFLSGALAFDPTVNVIDAELASKIVWLDALLTNIDRTVRNTNLLMWHKELWLIDHGSSLYFHYSWTNWQKHALSPFVEIKNHVLLPRASQLAEVDAGLKARLTPEKIREIVALIPEDWLNWDDLGITNQEIRETYVRFLTERVAHSEIFIKEAQHAREILV, from the coding sequence ATGGAATTACGAACAGAAAATGTGACGAGATACATCATGCCATTACGAGAAGGCGGCTCATTACCAGCATTGGCGGAGGCGGAGGATGGGTTCAAGTACGTGGTGAAATTCCGGGGTGCCGGGCATGGCACGAAGGCTTTAATAGCCGAACTGATCGGAGGGGAGATAGCTCGTGTTTTGGAGTTACGAGTGCCGGAGCTGGTTTTTCTACAACTGGATGAGGCTTTCGGGCAGGCGGAAGGAGATGAGGAAATACAGGATTTGTTGAAAGCGAGCCGGGGATTAAATCTCGGGTTGCACTTTTTATCCGGGGCTCTCGCATTTGACCCCACGGTAAACGTGATTGATGCGGAACTGGCCTCGAAAATCGTTTGGTTGGATGCTTTACTGACGAATATTGATCGCACGGTTCGTAACACGAACCTGTTGATGTGGCACAAGGAACTATGGTTGATAGATCACGGTTCATCTCTCTATTTCCATTATTCTTGGACAAATTGGCAGAAACACGCTTTGAGTCCTTTTGTGGAAATAAAGAATCATGTTTTATTGCCTCGGGCAAGTCAACTGGCAGAAGTCGATGCCGGATTGAAAGCTCGATTGACCCCGGAAAAGATAAGGGAAATCGTGGCGTTGATCCCGGAGGATTGGTTAAATTGGGATGATCTGGGTATTACAAATCAAGAAATACGGGAGACATATGTTCGTTTTTTAACGGAACGGGTTGCACATTCGGAAATATTTATAAAAGAAGCACAACATGCCAGAGAGATACTTGTATGA
- a CDS encoding DUF1573 domain-containing protein produces the protein MRMKIYGLIIIALLMGACSSDKPSKKCIYPAGDLFFSKEKASWSEVYIDKEYADTVLVYNPTKAGIRLEGFNHFPEITCRKIGHSEQDWNLGGYTVEPGTCDTLIVTLRLKNESMLGNYYNVMRFMINGEVDYDYGFMIDVPVREDFAHWSEEEKAQAPHFMVDSTERDFGTLREGEEAKMIFKIQNVGERNLIIRKIETTCGCTAVLPSQRVLLPGKEMDLNVIFHSAGRNGKQRKVITLFCNDPRQPTIQLIVKGEVKV, from the coding sequence ATGAGGATGAAAATATATGGGTTAATCATTATTGCTCTTTTGATGGGTGCCTGTTCTTCGGACAAGCCTTCTAAAAAGTGTATTTACCCGGCAGGAGATTTATTTTTCAGTAAGGAAAAGGCAAGTTGGAGTGAGGTATATATCGATAAGGAGTATGCCGACACGGTGCTGGTGTACAATCCCACGAAAGCGGGGATTCGTCTGGAAGGTTTTAATCATTTCCCGGAGATCACCTGTCGGAAGATAGGGCACTCTGAGCAAGATTGGAATCTAGGAGGATATACCGTAGAACCCGGAACTTGTGACACGTTAATCGTGACGTTACGTTTAAAGAATGAGTCCATGTTAGGTAATTATTATAATGTGATGCGTTTCATGATAAACGGGGAGGTGGATTACGATTACGGGTTTATGATTGATGTGCCTGTACGGGAGGATTTTGCACATTGGAGTGAAGAGGAAAAAGCACAAGCCCCTCATTTCATGGTGGATTCGACGGAACGTGATTTTGGAACACTTCGGGAAGGAGAGGAGGCTAAGATGATTTTTAAAATCCAAAATGTTGGAGAACGTAACTTGATCATCCGTAAAATAGAAACCACTTGCGGTTGTACCGCGGTACTCCCCAGTCAACGTGTTCTTCTGCCCGGTAAAGAAATGGACTTGAATGTCATCTTTCACTCTGCCGGGCGAAACGGTAAACAGCGTAAAGTCATCACTCTCTTTTGTAACGATCCCCGTCAACCCACGATCCAGTTGATTGTGAAAGGGGAAGTGAAGGTTTAA
- the iadA gene encoding beta-aspartyl-peptidase encodes MNITIIKNANIYAPEKLGIKDLLVCNGKIVMIDDQIDLTGVKHSMIDAGGLIVTPGFIDQHMHIIGAGGKSGYFSITPEVQPSELIRCGTTTVVGMLGTDGITKELTTLYAKCKSLEQYGIGAYMLTSYFAVPPKTIMQSVAEDMLFIDKIIGCKVAISDERCSFPTKQELLRLINQVHVGGLTSGKGGVLHIHLGALPSRMQILLEIAREYPTLVKHISPTHVGRTTALFEEAIEFASLGGIIDISTGGTKFDEPYKILLHGLEKGVSIEQMTFSSDGNAGMSKKDPETGNLIFYKAPLHLNLQQVQKLVKEGGMPIEDAIRPVTTNPAKNMTLRTKGRIAPDYDADLCFFDNDLNLQNVIVGGTVWMQGGKLVKAGNFE; translated from the coding sequence ATGAATATAACAATCATAAAGAACGCAAATATATATGCCCCTGAAAAATTGGGGATAAAAGATCTGCTCGTGTGTAACGGGAAAATCGTTATGATTGACGATCAGATTGATTTAACGGGTGTAAAACACTCTATGATCGATGCCGGGGGCTTGATCGTGACCCCCGGTTTCATCGATCAACACATGCACATTATCGGTGCCGGAGGGAAAAGCGGCTACTTTTCCATCACCCCGGAAGTACAACCGAGTGAACTGATTCGCTGTGGAACAACCACGGTTGTCGGTATGCTGGGAACAGACGGGATCACAAAAGAATTGACCACGCTCTACGCCAAGTGTAAATCGTTAGAGCAATACGGTATCGGGGCATATATGCTCACAAGCTATTTTGCAGTACCACCCAAAACCATCATGCAAAGCGTTGCGGAAGATATGTTGTTTATCGACAAGATTATCGGTTGTAAAGTAGCCATCAGCGACGAACGGTGTTCATTCCCCACGAAACAGGAGTTACTGCGCCTAATCAACCAAGTACACGTGGGCGGTTTGACTTCCGGCAAAGGAGGGGTTCTGCACATCCACCTAGGCGCCTTACCTTCCCGGATGCAGATTCTCCTGGAAATTGCACGGGAATACCCGACTTTGGTAAAGCACATCTCCCCGACTCACGTGGGACGAACGACAGCACTTTTCGAAGAGGCCATTGAATTTGCCTCTTTAGGAGGAATCATCGATATATCCACGGGTGGGACCAAGTTCGATGAACCGTACAAGATTCTATTACACGGGTTGGAAAAAGGCGTGTCAATCGAACAAATGACCTTCAGTAGTGACGGAAACGCGGGAATGAGTAAAAAAGACCCGGAAACCGGAAATCTCATTTTCTACAAAGCTCCCTTACATCTGAATTTACAACAAGTACAGAAACTGGTAAAAGAAGGCGGTATGCCCATAGAGGATGCCATTCGCCCGGTTACAACGAATCCGGCTAAAAACATGACCCTACGGACGAAAGGACGTATCGCCCCGGATTACGATGCCGACCTGTGTTTCTTTGACAATGACTTGAACTTGCAAAATGTGATCGTGGGCGGTACCGTGTGGATGCAGGGAGGAAAATTAGTCAAGGCTGGAAATTTTGAATAG